The segment GATTAATGGGGGCGTCATTATGGGGTTGGGGCAAGCACTCCTTGAAGAACGGTTCATGGATGCAGAGACCGGGCGCATGCTCAATGCAAACCTTGAGGATTATAAAGTCCCCGGAACTTTTGAGATTCCTGAGATTCAATCCATCGTCTTCGATACGCATCGAAAGGTTACTGGCGTCGGTGAACCACCATGTATTCCGACACCCGGAGCGATCGCAAACGCCGTTTACAACGCTATTGGCGTGCGGATTCGGGAATTGCCCATTACACCCGATAAGATTCTCACCGCGCTTGCCGAGAAAAAGGCATAAGGAAGAAAGACGTTTTTCGCAACATCAAAAACCTAAGCCTGTAGTGAAATGGAAGGGTTTTTGCTTGGGTGTTTCTTTACATCTACGGAAAGGCACTTCATTCATTCAACGCACCTAACCGAACCGCAAGGAAAATTAGAAAGATGGAAAAATTTAGTTACGTCAACGCCACCAGTCTCGAACAGGTCACCGCACTACTCAGCGACAGTGGATGGGGCGAAGTGATGCTTATTGCTGGCGGTACGGATCTGCTCGCTGAACTTAAGGAGTACGTTGAGACACCAAAGACGCTCATTAATCTCAAGACGCTGCCCGGAATGGATGGCATTGAAGCTGACGCATCCGGCTTAAAGATCGGGGCACTAACGACCGTTGCGGACATCGCCAGACATCCGACCATTCAACATCATTACACCGTCTTGGCACAAGCCGCAGGGTCTGTCGCTACACCCCAGATTCGGAACGTCGGGACACTCGGCGGAAATCTCTGCCAACGTCCACGATGCTGGTATTATCGCGATGAGAGCACCCATTGTCTGAAAAAAGGCGGAGACATCTGTTATGCAGTTGATGGCTTGAGCAAATATCACGCCATCCTTGGCGGGGACCCTGTTTACATTGTACATCCTTCGGACCTCGCACCCGCACTTATTGCACTTGGCGCATCAGTCAAGATCATCGGACCGGAGGGAGAGAAAACGATGTCGCTTGAGGATTTCTTTACCTTACCCGCAGCGAACCCGTTCCGTGAAAATGTACTTGAACCGAATGAGATTGTTGTTGAAGTCCAAGTCCCTCCTGCCAAATCCAATACCAAGAGCTTTTATCTTAAGGCTCGCGAGAAAGGCGCGCCAGACTTCGCATTAGCAAGTGTGGCAGGGGTTTTTGAGATGGATGGAAAAACATGTCAATCTGCCAGTGTCGTTCTCGGTGGGGTCGCGCCTGCACCGTGGCGGTCTAAAGAAGCAGAAGTCGCACTTACCGGTAAGATGATTGACGACGATGTTAGTAAACAGGCAGGTGCCGATGCCGTCAAGGACGCGCAACCCTTGAACGACAACGCCTATAAGGTAACCTTAACACAGAATCTCGTCAGCCGCGCCGCTATGATGGCCGCAAGCTAAAGGAGCATCAATATGTTAGAAGGAAAAACACTTCCAATCCTTAATCGTCCGATATGCCAGAACCTCCGGACGAAGGCGATTTACATCCCGGGCGGCAATTTGCAGAACCTCGTTGAAAACAATCCCGGTTCGCACTATTGGTGCAACTGCACCATGCAAGTTGTCGGTCCCGACGATCAGTTCGTGTCGCCAGACGCTTGCAAGCAGGCTCGCTCCTGTTTTAATCCCATTGGCGGAAAGCCTGTGGTGTAAAGATGGTTGTCAGTTATCGGTTATCAGTTGAATTAGTTAACAGTTGTCAGTTAGAAGAGTCCTCTTAACTGAAAACTGAGGGCTGTTAACTGACAACTGAAAGATTTTTCGCAGAAAAAAATCGTACTGACAACTGACAACTATAAGAATATGTTTCTAAAGTCGTTGATGCAGTGGATACATGTCGGATCCGTCGTCTTGATGATAGGAGGCTTCTTTTTTTTTCGTGTTGTGCTTCTACCGATTGCTAACCGTTCCGCTGAACCTACAGCCTTGATCTCATCGGCACTGCGACGTTTCAGTAGTGTCGTCTGGACAGCTTTGCTAACGATCCTCATATCCGGATTGTATAACTTTATAACCTTTTTTCGTGCCGCACGCGCCGATGCCGCTGTCGATCCTGTTGTTTCAGATTACTCGCTCTACATCTTCGTCTTAGGTATCAAACTCTTCATCGTCTTTCTAATATTTACGTTAGCGATTGCCCTAACATTCCCATATCCGGTATTTGGCGTGTACCAAAAGAAACCGGCACCCTGGCTCAACCTAACGGTAATTTTGGGACTCATCGTTATTTTCTTATCTGCCTACTTACGTCGGTTAGGTTAAATACTATTATAGTGAAGCCCATAAATAAGTGAACATCTTTGTAGCATGATGCACGTCGCATCTGGGGTTTTTGCTTGGGTGTTTCTTCAAGTACGCCGCAAAACTGTTAGTTTGTGCCAGTCTGAATGCCTGTTATAGGCATTCAGACTGTTTGAGAGTGCCCGATTAATTATAGGTTTTACTATAAACAAACGGATGCAACACTCGCTGAAAAACGGGAGTTGCTGTAGCAGCAAAACCCAACAGATCAAACTGACAGCCGACTGCTGACGGCTGACAGCCTTAGTTACTGGAGGAAAAAATGGCAGTTTTAAGTTCCGAAGATCGCGCTTTTTGGGAAGAGCATGGCTATGTCGTTATCCACGACGCAGCGCCCCCTGAATTAATACAGAACACGGCGCAGGCTGTCTGGGACTTTCTCGAAATGGATGCCGATGATCCTGATAGTTGGTACGCTGACCCATCGCGTAAGGGGATCATGGTAGAAATCTATCAACATCCGGCTTTGTGGGCAACTCGCCAGTTTCCACGCGTCCATCAGGCTTTCGCCGAAATTTGGGGCAATGAAAAATTATGGGTAAGTTTCGATCGCGCCAGCATGAGTCCACCCAATGCCCCCGGTAAATTTGAACGCACAAACTTAGGACTTCACTGGGACATGTCCGTGGAGGTACCTGTCCGATTCCATGTACAAGGCGTTCTCTATCTCACCGATACCGCAGCCAACCAAGGCGCATTCACCTGTGTGCCGGGGTTCCATAATAAGATTGATGAATGGATAAAAAACCTGCCCCCGCATGCCGATCCGAGACATCAAAATTTAGAAGAACTTGGTGCGATTCCTGTCCCGGGTAAAGCAGGCGATCTTGTCATTTGGCACAGTGCATTGCCACATAGTGCTGGCATCAACACTGCCGATAAACCGCGTGTCGCCCAATACATCACTATGACACCGACAGGCGAGGCTAATCCCGAAGCGCGCGAGCGACGTATCAATGCTTGGAAAGAACGCATGGCTGGCTTTGGCGGCGAACGTGCCGAAAAAGAACATGAATCAGGCGAAACCGCATACCTCACCGATCTTGGGAAAAAATTGTTGGGGCTTGAGACGTGGGGATGAACCCGCAACTCAATCGACTTGTCCGCGGGTACCTTCGCTGGTGTCCGATCACCGACGGGAAACGTCTACTCTTGAATCTTACCAGAGAGTGGATTACACCCCAAGACCCGATTGCGACCTTTGAAACCAAATATCGGTTTCGACTGAAAGGTAACTTGGCGAACCCGGAGCACCAATATCTCTATTTCTACGGCACCCATGACGAAAGGTATATCGTTACCAAACTCCCGAAGTTAATCAAACCGGGGGACACCTGTTGGGACATCGGCGCAAACATCGGGTTCTATACCTGTCTCCTTGCTGCACAGGTTAGAGACAGCGGAACAGTCGTAGCATTTGAGCCCGCAGCGCGCACCTATGGTTACCTTAAGGAAAATGTCTCTCTCAACCAGTTCACGAACGTCACTGTGGTCAACAAGGGGCTGGGTAACAAACAGGAACAACGACCTCTCTACTATTCCGAGGCAGGGCTTGCCGAAGGCACGGCTTCGTTAAAATATGCTGATGAGCGCGCAGCATCCGAACGCGTGACACTTGACACAATTGACAACCTTTTTCGCGAACTACCGGCTCCGGATTTTGTCAAAATTGATGTAGAGGGGTATCAGTTAGAGGTCCTACGAGGTGGCGAACACTTCTTAAAGGCGCACGCACCCCTCTTAATGGCTGAACTCAAAGATGTCGGCGAAACAAATCGCGACATTTTCGCAGAAATTGAAGATTACGTTACAGATTTAGGGTATCAGTTATATGAAATCAGGAAACATTTTATCCAGCGATGTAAAAGGCTCTCTGACACAACGCAGCGGAATTTTTTTCTTGTCAAAGAGCATTCTCGTGCCTTTGCCAGAATTTTACCGTGGTTGCGGTAAGCAAAGTCCTTTCTATGAATCGCGGTAACATTTGCGGATAGCACTCGCGAAGTTGCGTCGAACCTCTTTGCCGCGCCAGACATGAAAGGCTATTTCGTCCACTTCCACATGGAAACACTCGGCAATAAACCAGACGATTACCTCGCACAGGTTGGATTGGAAATCGGGGAACTCATTACCAACAGGTTCCGTGAATTGTTGGATGTTGAACCCCAAGGAAAACTAACGGCAACATGGGGTAACATCAAATCTATTAAGTAAGATGCCTTTTGATAACGGCAAAACTTACACAAACATTTGCTAGCGAGGTCTCAGAACCTCGCCACATTCTTCCAGACTGGTAGGGGCGGTTTCCAACCGCACCGGATCTGACACAGAACCTTAATTCAAATAACCCAGTTCGTAGTAGGGCAATTCATTGCCCGTTTCCTAAGAACTATAAATTGCGCTACCACGAACTCACCGTAAAATTAAAACTCGATAAACCCTATTCCCCTCTAAACCGTCCCAATACTGGATACGCCGGGTCATTATACCCTTTCCCTGTATGTTCTCCGGGTGGCACCAGTTGGTCAATAGCCGTCTCATCGGCTTCCGTTAGCCTGCAATCTAAGCATCCCAAGTTATCCTCAAGCTGTTCCATCGTCCGCGGTCCAATGATAAGAGAGGTAATCGTCGGGTTCGCCAACACCCACGCTAATGAAAATTGGGTCAATGTTTTGCCGTGTGCATCCGCCAGCGGTTTCAGGTGTTGTGCCACTTCATAGCTCTCCTCGCGGAGTTCAGTCTGTAAAATCCGTCTATCTTTTCGCGCCGCTCTTGAACCTTTAGGCGGTTCTTCACCGGACAGATACTTACCAGACAGCACACCTCGCGCCAGCGGACTATACGGCACAACCCCTACACCATACTTTTCACAGAAGGGCAGCAACTCTACCTCAGGATCCCGATTCACAATATTATAAAGCGGTTGCACGCACACGAACTCCTCTAATCCATACTTCTCGCTCGTCCAGAGTGCCTCACAGATACGCCACGCCTCAAAGTTGGAACAGGCGATATAGCGCACTTTCCCTTGTCTCACGCAATCGTCTAAAGCCCGTAGTGATTCCGCAATGCGTGTAGAAGCATCCCAGCGATGCAGATAATAAACGTCGATGTGATCCGTACCCAGACGTTTCAGACTCGCTTCGACAGCTGACATGATATGAAATCGGTGCGAACCCGCGGCATTCACATCCTCTCCCATTGACCCATGTACTTTCGTAGCGATAACCCATTTTTCCCGATTTTCGCGAACCGCTTTCGCGATAACCCGTTCAGATTCACCGTCGTTATAGACATTCGCAGTGTCCATAAAATTGATACCTGCGTCCAACGCCTTGTGAATAATCCGAATTGAGTCTCTTTCATTCGTCGGGCCACCAAACATCATCGTACCGAGACAAAGCGGTGAGACTTTTACCCCCGCCCGCCCAAGTGTCCTATATTCCATCTGATTTCTCCTTTTATAGTAAAGCCCGTAATTAATGAAACACATCAAATCGAAGCGATTCCGATCTTATGCCCCCCTGATAAGGCGGGTTAGGGGGGTTATCTTCTTAAAGTGTCCATTTATTTTCAAATTTTACTATAATGGCTGTCGGCTATCAGAAGAGTAGTTAACAGTTATCAGTTGTCAGTTATTAGTTACAAGAGTCCTCTTAACTGAAAACTGAAAGATTTTTTCGGAGAAAAAATCGTACTGACAACTGACAACCACTCACGCCATCCGTATTCCACCATTCACATCCAGTGTCGCACCCGTCACATAACGTCCCTCTTCCGAGGCAAGAAAAAGGATAGCACTCGCAATCTCCGAGGCATCGGCGACGCGCCCTAACGGAATCTGATCCGTCATATCTGGATGATTTTTCGCCATCTCTGTTGCCGCTACACCCGGCGCGATTGAGTTAACAGTAATACCGTACTCGCCAAGCACACGTGCCAACGATTTCGTCAGACACATCACACCCGCTTTTGAGGCAGAATATGGTGCAGACGCGACCAATCCACCCACCTGCCCCGCCAACGAACCGAGATTGATAATCCGTCCAGACCTTTGTGCCTTCATCGTCTCCATCACTGCCTGAGAACAGAGGAACGGACCTTTCAAATTCACAGCCATCATCCGATCCCATTCCGCTTCCGTGCATGCGTCTATACGGGTATAACTGAAAATACCGGCGTTGTTGACTAAAATGTCAATGCGTCCAAATGTCCCAAGTGTTTGTTGAACCATCTCGCGCACAGAGTCGCCAGCCGCCACATCTGTCTCAATGACTAAGCATTGTCTACCGAGATCTGTTATTTCTGCTGAAGCTGCTTCTGCGTTCG is part of the Candidatus Poribacteria bacterium genome and harbors:
- a CDS encoding xanthine dehydrogenase family protein subunit M, with the protein product MEKFSYVNATSLEQVTALLSDSGWGEVMLIAGGTDLLAELKEYVETPKTLINLKTLPGMDGIEADASGLKIGALTTVADIARHPTIQHHYTVLAQAAGSVATPQIRNVGTLGGNLCQRPRCWYYRDESTHCLKKGGDICYAVDGLSKYHAILGGDPVYIVHPSDLAPALIALGASVKIIGPEGEKTMSLEDFFTLPAANPFRENVLEPNEIVVEVQVPPAKSNTKSFYLKAREKGAPDFALASVAGVFEMDGKTCQSASVVLGGVAPAPWRSKEAEVALTGKMIDDDVSKQAGADAVKDAQPLNDNAYKVTLTQNLVSRAAMMAAS
- a CDS encoding phytanoyl-CoA dioxygenase family protein — protein: MAVLSSEDRAFWEEHGYVVIHDAAPPELIQNTAQAVWDFLEMDADDPDSWYADPSRKGIMVEIYQHPALWATRQFPRVHQAFAEIWGNEKLWVSFDRASMSPPNAPGKFERTNLGLHWDMSVEVPVRFHVQGVLYLTDTAANQGAFTCVPGFHNKIDEWIKNLPPHADPRHQNLEELGAIPVPGKAGDLVIWHSALPHSAGINTADKPRVAQYITMTPTGEANPEARERRINAWKERMAGFGGERAEKEHESGETAYLTDLGKKLLGLETWG
- a CDS encoding FkbM family methyltransferase; its protein translation is MNPQLNRLVRGYLRWCPITDGKRLLLNLTREWITPQDPIATFETKYRFRLKGNLANPEHQYLYFYGTHDERYIVTKLPKLIKPGDTCWDIGANIGFYTCLLAAQVRDSGTVVAFEPAARTYGYLKENVSLNQFTNVTVVNKGLGNKQEQRPLYYSEAGLAEGTASLKYADERAASERVTLDTIDNLFRELPAPDFVKIDVEGYQLEVLRGGEHFLKAHAPLLMAELKDVGETNRDIFAEIEDYVTDLGYQLYEIRKHFIQRCKRLSDTTQRNFFLVKEHSRAFARILPWLR
- a CDS encoding aldo/keto reductase, with the protein product MEYRTLGRAGVKVSPLCLGTMMFGGPTNERDSIRIIHKALDAGINFMDTANVYNDGESERVIAKAVRENREKWVIATKVHGSMGEDVNAAGSHRFHIMSAVEASLKRLGTDHIDVYYLHRWDASTRIAESLRALDDCVRQGKVRYIACSNFEAWRICEALWTSEKYGLEEFVCVQPLYNIVNRDPEVELLPFCEKYGVGVVPYSPLARGVLSGKYLSGEEPPKGSRAARKDRRILQTELREESYEVAQHLKPLADAHGKTLTQFSLAWVLANPTITSLIIGPRTMEQLEDNLGCLDCRLTEADETAIDQLVPPGEHTGKGYNDPAYPVLGRFRGE
- a CDS encoding 3-oxoacyl-ACP reductase FabG, with the translated sequence MRLEGQVAIVTGGGGGIGKATCLAFASEGADIVIPEVNIANAEAASAEITDLGRQCLVIETDVAAGDSVREMVQQTLGTFGRIDILVNNAGIFSYTRIDACTEAEWDRMMAVNLKGPFLCSQAVMETMKAQRSGRIINLGSLAGQVGGLVASAPYSASKAGVMCLTKSLARVLGEYGITVNSIAPGVAATEMAKNHPDMTDQIPLGRVADASEIASAILFLASEEGRYVTGATLDVNGGIRMA